The Cystobacter fuscus DSM 2262 genomic sequence GCGGGTGGCGCTGGAGCGAGCACTGGAGCACTTCCTCCAAGCCCTCGAGAAGTTCGCCGATGGGTGGATGCCGGACGTCATCAACGGCAAGCGGAGGCGCAAGTACTCCCGCACCTCTTTCTGGAAGGCGCTGGAGGAGCGGCGTGACGGGAACAGCACGGCTCTCGGGCTCTACCGGACGGAGTGGCCCGCATTGGACATGTCGCTCTGGCTTTGGCTTCCACCGCGGCCTTGCGAGCTGGACATCGCGATCAATGTGAAGCCGCTCTCCTTCTTCAAGGAGGAGGGGCGCTGTCTCCAGTTCGTGGAGATGGTGCGGCACTGGGCCTCTCACTACCCGGTTGCTCATGCCTCCGCCCATGGTCTGGCGGATGATCAACTGTCTGGTGCTCCCCGCTTTGGCCGCGACATGCAGACCTCCATCCGAGACGGATTCGATAAAATCTACGAGGTCTTCTGGCTGAATGTCTTCGGCCCGAAGTTGGTGGATGCCGTCGGTCGCGAGCGCATGCTGTCCACGCCTGCCTGGCGGGTCGAGGAACTTCCCAACGGCTCCGTGCTTATGGTGATCCGGCCCACCGCCGCGGACTTCGCGAGCGAGGAGGCGCGTGAGGCTCAAGCGCGTGCCCACATCCATCTCCGGCCGGACCTCGACTACGCCACCGTGCTGCGCACCTTGCGCGAGCGCAGCGCCACGCTCGCCCCCGTGCAACCCCGCTTCCATCCGGACGTGGCTCCGCTCCTCTCACGCGTGGTGGATGGCGTCGCCATTCATGAGCGCCAGCGGAAGATCGCCGGGTTCAACACGTACCAACCGCCAGAGCCCACGGAGTGGCACCCCGCCGATGCGGCCCTGCCTCCGGACGTGGACGACCCGGAATCGGCGCGCGAGCATTACGGCGACCTCGCCGAGCACCTGGTGGCGTTGATGCACACGAAGGTGCCTTCCGTCTTCGAGGCAACGCCCGAGTCGTTGACGGAGGTGGACTATCAGTTCTGGCACGAGGAGTTCCCGAGGGTGTTCGAGCGGCGGAACATCGACGCGCACGCCGTGCCCGCCATTGGCGCCTACCTCGGTGAAGTGCTGGTGCGCCACCTGGGCGGCCAGTGGATACCCCGCCGGAAGCTCGAGGAGGCCCAGGTGCTCGTGGGCAGGCGCGTCTGGTTGCCCTTTGTCCGGGCACACCACTACATGCGCTCGTGTCAGTCGCTGCTGGACTGTTCCCTCACCCAGCTCTACCGCGTGGCCGAGAGGCACCGGTCCTGAGCGGGAGCGCGTGTTAAGATCCGTGGGCGATGTCCTCCACGAACAAGGTCGCGCTCGTTCTGAGCTACCAGTACCCGGGCAAGTACGCCCTCACCGTCCTGGCGGGAGCGGTGGAGTCCGATCCAGTAGGGCGGGACGTGGCCCTGCGCTTCCCGAGGGACCGGGACTCCCTGCTGGCCTCGGTGCGCGAGTGCCTCGACGAGGGCTACCAGGTGGTCGTGGCGTGGTCCTTCTACTCGGCGAGCTTCCCCGCGGCGGCCGAGGAAATGGCCTGGCTGCGCGAGCAACTGGCGGGCCGCGAGGTGTTGTGCATCGCGGGCGGAGTGCACGCCACCGCCGAGACGGAGCAGACGCTCCAGGCGGGCTTCGATCTCGTGGCGGTGGGTGAGGGCGAGGTCATCCTCCTGGACCTGCTCGGCCGGATGATGCGCGGGGAAGATCCCCGGCAGACGCGGGGCTTCTCCCAGCTCGTGGAGGGGCGCGTGGTGCCTCGGGGCCGGGGCGAGGGCGTGGTGCTCGACCACTACCCGCCCTTCGCGGCGAGGAACATGAAGTTCGGCGCCATCGAGATCACGCGCGGGTGCATCTACGCGTGCCGGTTCTGCCAGACGCCCTTCCTGAACAAGGCGCGCTTCCGGCACCGCACCGTGGAGAACATCGCCCACTGGACGCGCGTGCTGCGCGAGGCGGGCAAGCGGGACGTGCGCTTCATCACCCCCACCTCCATGTCCTACGGCACCCAGGACGAGTCGATGAACCTGGAGGCGGTGGAGCGGATGCTCGCCGCGGTGCGCGAGGCGATGGGTCCCGA encodes the following:
- a CDS encoding TIGR04013 family B12-binding domain/radical SAM domain-containing protein; amino-acid sequence: MSSTNKVALVLSYQYPGKYALTVLAGAVESDPVGRDVALRFPRDRDSLLASVRECLDEGYQVVVAWSFYSASFPAAAEEMAWLREQLAGREVLCIAGGVHATAETEQTLQAGFDLVAVGEGEVILLDLLGRMMRGEDPRQTRGFSQLVEGRVVPRGRGEGVVLDHYPPFAARNMKFGAIEITRGCIYACRFCQTPFLNKARFRHRTVENIAHWTRVLREAGKRDVRFITPTSMSYGTQDESMNLEAVERMLAAVREAMGPEGRVFYGTFPSEVRPEHVTPEALALLKRYVDNDNLIIGGQSGSERILLETRRGHDVETVVRAARLAVEWGFVPNVDFILGLPGENPEDVRATLELMRRLAHVGAKVHGHTFMPLPGTPYRDAPPGSVDDETRRELDRLASQGRLYGHWKQQVRLANGIATRRQPRR